A window of the Ipomoea triloba cultivar NCNSP0323 chromosome 14, ASM357664v1 genome harbors these coding sequences:
- the LOC116003877 gene encoding protein FAR1-RELATED SEQUENCE 5-like, which yields MNISPGSTKYWTPDCEQSKKAYVGQRFSTLEAGITFYTAYVTITGFDVRRATEKKDRQGKITWKYVLCSRAGFKIPTGGATITDFGNFKRDIMAYIEGADAQLVIDAYMAKKNICTDYYFAHDVDELDQLCRIFWADSQAQQNYKLFGDIMSFDATYNTNRYKLVFVPFTGVDHHKKSVTFAAGLIAREDVDSYCWLLEQFKNAMGNVPACTVTDQDPAMKVAVARVFYTTQHRFCMWHIMTKVSEKAGQTLVKSEDFLKDLNNVVWDETQTTREFEEAWQTVMEKHDLVEHQWFKHMFEIHEHWIPAYFNNVFMGGLIRTTSRSESVNSVFSNCTSPYLSLTKFFVRFEKAIDKQRHTQAQLNTNCEGKFPELKTPLAFEKQAATTYTTAVFYDVQKEILEGCFSSQVLNEIGNGCTRTFVIEDRTKSKYTVDYNSAMGTVQCTCKMFHRIGLLCRHVFLAFKDVHLERIPGQYILARWSRKTSSPHAWLLADTELENPTEAVGGNSRMATIFDEFFKCVGVASRNNDRITELAQVLHQHRENCMRTLPQEQPTAAKSDLIRSLCGSTSSTTIEVQPPAISKNKGSRKRLKSAKEIASEQAAKGKRKCRTCLK from the exons ATGAATATTTCTCCAGGCTCAACAAAATACTGGACTCCTGACTGTGAGCAGTCCAAAAAGGCTTACGTGGGACAACGGTTCTCTACTTTGGAAGCAGGGATCACATTCTACACAGCGTATGTAACTATTACTGGATTTGATGTGCGGCGTGCAACCGAGAAAAAGGATCGACAAGGTAAAATCACATGGAAGTACGTGTTGTGTTCGCGTGCGGGCTTCAAAATCCCTACTGGTGGAGCTACAATCACAGATTTTGGAAATTTCAAACGAGATATAATGGCATATATAGAAGGCGCAGATGCCCAACTAGTGATTGACGCATACATGGCAAAGAAAAACATATGTACTGACTACTACTTTGCCCACGACGTTGATGAGCTTGACCAATTATGTCGAATATTTTGGGCGGACTCTCAGGCACAACAGAATTACAAGCTATTTGGTGATATTATGTCCTTTGACGCCACATACAATACAAACAG GTACAAGCTGGTCTTTGTGCCATTCACTGGAGTGGACCACCACAAAAAAAGTGTGACATTCGCAGCAGGACTAATTGCTAGAGAAGATGTGGACTCCTATTGTTGGCTATTAGAACAGTTCAAGAATGCAATGGGTAATGTTCCTGCATGCACAGTTACCGACCAGGACCCCGCAATGAAAGTCGCAGTAGCACGAGTTTTTTATACAACCCAGCACAGATTTTGCATGTGGCACATCATGACGAAAGTTAGCGAAAAGGCAGGACAAACACTAGTGAAGAGTGAAGATTTCCTTAAAGACTTAAACAACGTGGTGTGGGATGAGACACAAACAACTAGGGAGTTTGAAGAAGCTTGGCAAACAGTAATGGAGAAACATGATTTGGTGGAGCATCAATGGTTTAAACACATGTTTGAGATACATGAACATTGGATACCAGCATACTTCAACAATGTGTTCATGGGTGGCTTGATCCGAACAACTTCAAGATCAGAGTCAGTGAACAGCGTATTCAGCAACTGCACTTCCCCATATCTTAGTCTGACGAAGTTCTTCGTACGGTTTGAGAAAGCAATAGACAAGCAACGTCACACCCAAGCCCAACTAAACACAAACTGCGAGGGAAAATTCCCAGAGTTGAAAACCCCTTTAGCATTTGAAAAGCAAGCAGCCACAACATATACCACTGCAGTGTTTTATGATGTCCAGAAGGAGATATTAGAAGGGTGCTTCTCATCGCAAGTATTAAATGAAATAGGGAATGGGTGCACACGCACATTTGTTATAGAGGACAGGACCAAGAGCAAATATACAGTGGATTATAATTCTGCTATGGGAACAGTACAGTGCACGTGCAAAATGTTCCATAGGATTGGGCTACTATGCAGGCATGTGTTCTTGGCATTTAAGGATGTCCATTTGGAAAGGATACCAGGACAGTACATACTAGCACGGTGGTCACGCAAAACATCTTCACCCCATGCATGGCTTTTAGCGGACACCGAATTGGAGAATCCCACAGAAGCGGTTGGAGGGAATTCAAGAATGGCTACTATATTTGACGAGTTCTTCAAGTGTGTTGGGGTTGCGTCTAGAAACAACGACAGAATAACAGAGTTGGCACAAGTACTCCATCAGCACAGAGAAAATTGTATGAGAACCCTGCCCCAAGAGCAACCTACAGCAGCAAAGAGCGATCTCATACGTAGTTTATGTGGGTCAACCTCATCAACAACCATCGAAGTCCAACCCCCTGCAATTTCAAAGAACAAAGGATCTAGGAAGCGTTTGAAATCAGCAAAGGAAATTGCATCCGAACAAGCTGCCAAAGGGAAACGAAAGTGTCGGACTTGCTTAAAATAA
- the LOC116003774 gene encoding transmembrane 9 superfamily member 5-like, with protein MCHPVAARLLLILLTVVVSATASPNDHRYNVGDEVPLYVNKVGPLNNPSETYEYYDLPFCSPGQVIPKQESIGEVLNGDRLANTLYELKFAVNKSNVVLCHKKLSRDEVANFRNAIINDFYFQMYYDDLPFWGFIGKVEDENWTLDGKRPMYFLFNHVQFDVLYNDNQVTEIRAFSDPNHAVDITEDVELDVEFTYSAFWNEEAPTQHKSRTARYSKASLLPLQQKIHWFSFINSIVIIVLLTGFFVMVLMQRLKNDLRKFSGGDEEEDKEVGWKYLHGDVFRCPSNMPLFCAILGAGTQLLTLICFLFVLSFLGVLYPYNRGALSTSLVIIYTLTSAIAGFTSASFYSKFVETGWERSVILAAMLFLVPFLLQGFILNLVAASFKATLALPFGTILVILLIYALIAIPLLTLGGVVGYRCRSEFQAPSAQKKSPREIPSLAWYQKTPGQMFLAGLLPFSAIVLELHHLYTSIWGHKIFTLPGVLFVMFVILILLTLILSIGLTYFQLTAEDHEWWWRSIFRGGSTTAFMFAYSIYFYYKSNMSGFLQTSFFFGYTASMCYAFFIVLATISFLASFMFVCHIYRAVKSE; from the exons ATGTGTCATCCCGTTGCTGCCCGTCTTCTTCTAATACTGCTGACAGTTGTTGTCTCAGCGACGGCTTCACCAAACGATCATCGCTACAATGTAGGAGATGAAGTTCCTCTCTACGTCAACAAAGTAGGTCCCCTCAACAATCCCAG TGAAACTTATGAATACTATGACTTGCCTTTCTGCTCCCCAG GCCAGGTGATCCCTAAGCAGGAATCGATCGGGGAGGTTCTGAATGGTGATCGTTTAGCCAACACCTTATACGAGTTAAAGTTTGCAGTGAACAAATCCAATGTGGTTCTGTGCCATAAAAAACTCAGCAGGGATGAGGTAGCAAACTTCAGGAATGCTATTATTAATGATTTTTACTTTCAAATGTACTATGATGATCTCCCTTTTTGGGGATTCATTGGGAAAGTAGAGGACGAAAATTGGACCCTGGATGGAAAACGACCCATGTATTTCCTCTTCAACCATGTTCAGTTTGATGTTCTTTATAATGACAATCAAGTCACCGAAATACGTGCCTTTAGTGATCCAAATCATGCTGTTGATATAACAGAAGATGTTGAGCTCGATGTTGAGTTCACTTATTCAGCATTCTGGAATGAAGAAGCCCCGACTCAGCATAAGAGCAGAACCGCTCGATATTCAAAGGCTTCTTTACTTCCGCTGCAGCAGAAAATCCATTGGTTCTCGTTCATAAATTCAATCGTTATCATTGTTCTGCTGACCGGATTTTTCGTCATGGTTCTCATGCAGCGTCTGAAGAACGACCTGAGGAA ATTTTCTGGTGGCGATGAAGAGGAAGATAAAGAAGTAGGGTGGAAGTACCTTCACGGGGATGTGTTCAGATGTCCCTCAAACATGCCTCTATTTTGTGCCATTTTAGGTGCTGGCACCCAGTTGTTGACTTT GATTTGCTTCTTATTTGTTTTGTCATTTCTCGGCGTCCTTTATCCCTATAACCGAGGAGCTCTGTCTActtctttggttattatttataCTCTTACATCTGCAATTGCTGGCTTCACCTCTGCCTCCTTCTACAGTAAATTTGTTGAAACTGGATGG GAAAGAAGTGTTATTTTGGCTGCAATGCTCTTCCTTGTACCATTCCTACTTCAAGGGTTCATTCTAAATTTAGTGGCCGCGTCTTTCAAGGCCACTTTAGCACTTCCTTTTGGCACCATACTGGTTATTCTTCTTATATATGCTCTCATAGCTATCCCGTTGCTTACCCTCGGGGGTGTGGTAGGGTATCGCTGCAGGTCTGAATTTCAAGCGCCTTCTGCCCAAAAGAAGTCTCCAAGAGAAATTCCGTCGCTTGCATGGTATCAAAAGACTCCCGGGCAAATGTTCCTTGCTGGTCTGTTGCCTTTCAGTGCTATTGTCCTCGAGTTACACCATTTGTACACTAGCATCTGGGGGCACAAAATTTTCACTCTCCCCGGGGTTTTATTTGTGATGTTCGTAATCCTTATCTTGCTCACCCTGATCCTAAGCATTGGTTTGACGTATTTTCAGCTGACTGCTGAAGACCACGAGTGGTGGTGGCG GTCTATTTTCCGTGGGGGCTCAACCACTGCGTTCATGTTTGCCTACAGCATCTATTTCTACTACAAATCGAACATGAGTGGCTTCTTGCAGACGAGCTTCTTCTTCGGATACACTGCCTCTATGTGCTACGCATTTTTCATCGTCCTCGCTACAATCAGCTTCCTCGCGTCCTTCATGTTTGTTTGCCACATCTACCGCGCAGTCAAGAGCGAGTGA
- the LOC116004311 gene encoding F-box/LRR-repeat protein At1g67190-like — MDYLPVEVIGNILSHLGAARDVVVASATCRKWREAYCKHLRTLSFNSDDWSVYRDLTTSRLEILITQTLFQTTGLQGLSILMDDVDEFSAATVIAWLMYTRETLKWLFYNVRTSPNVNILEICGRQKLEMLVLAHNSITVFEPNYQMFHCLKSLSLSYVSISALDLNLLLTACPKIEMLALVNPEIAMSDAQVIVELNSATLKSIYIEAVTLDKFILEADVLEILHIKDCALELFELIGKGTLKHFKIDDVSVIHLDVGEAVDNLETVDVSNFTIIWSKFYQMISKSSKLRRLRLWDVVFDDEDEIVDLETIAVCFPQLTHLSLSYDLRDDLRDGALLYGWQGSTSLEHVLVLELGWTVINDLFTHWVASLLQRCPNLLKLIIHGAISETKTHEECQTLANLTSSVVELMRRYIHVDVQFEYE, encoded by the coding sequence ATGGATTATCTTCCAGTGGAGGTGATTGGTAATATTCTTTCACATCTTGGAGCTGCAAGGGACGTCGTAGTAGCCTCTGCAACGTGTAGGAAGTGGCGTGAAGCTTATTGCAAGCACCTTCGCACCCTTTCCTTCAATTCGGATGATTGGTCTGTGTATCGGGACTTAACTACAAGTAGGCTTGAGATTCTGATTACACAAACACTTTTTCAAACTACCGGTTTACAGGGATTATCTATATTAATGGATGATGTGGATGAGTTCTCGGCTGCAACTGTAATTGCGTGGCTCATGTATACCAGGGAAACGTTGAAATGGTTGTTTTATAATGTTCGCACCTCCCCGAATGTCAACATTCTTGAAATATGTGGGAGACAGAAGCTGGAAATGTTGGTCCTTGCTCACAATTCAATCACAGTGTTTGAACCTAATTATCAGATGTTCCATTGCCTCAAATCCCTTTCTTTAAGTTATGTCAGTATTTCAGCATTAGATCTGAATTTGTTATTGACGGCTTgcccaaagattgaaatgttaGCCCTAGTGAATCCCGAGATTGCAATGTCTGATGCACAGGTAATTGTGGAGCTAAATAGTGCAACATTGAAGAGTATCTACATTGAAGCAGTAACTTTAGACAAATTTATATTAGAAGCAGATGTCCTCGAAATTTTGCACATCAAAGACTGTGCCCTCGAACTTTTTGAACTGATTGGAAAAGGAACTTTGAAGCATTTCAAGATTGATGATGTTAGTGTTATACATCTTGATGTCGGTGAGGCTGTTGATAATCTTGAGACTGTAGATGTCAGCAATTTCACTATTATTTGGTCCAAATTCTATCAAATGATTTCAAAGTCATCCAAATTAAGAAGGCTACGGCTCTGGGATGTAGTATTTGATGACGAGGATGAGATTGTAGATTTAGAAACAATAGCTGTTTGTTTCCCACAGCTTACCCATCTTTCATTAAGTTATGATCTCAGAGATGACTTGAGGGATGGCGCTCTTCTTTATGGTTGGCAAGGCTCAACTTCTTTAGAGCATGTATTGGTATTGGAGCTTGGATGGACTGTAATTAATGATCTTTTTACACATTGGGTTGCTAGTCTACTTCAAAGATGCCCCAACCTTCTGAAGCTAATCATTCATGGAGCGATTTCGGAGACAAAGACACATGAAGAGTGCCAAACATTGGCAAACTTAACCTCTTCTGTTGTTGAGTTAATGAGAAGATACATACATGTAGACGTACAGTTTGAATATGAGTAA
- the LOC116004981 gene encoding protein BIC1-like has translation MAATKGGGDASPSSSVKDNRCSAVVSSPRAHKAAVMECDSPVASTRDVPEKEHSGREKLKRHWTEVAGRVLVPEKWGQEGLLREWMDYSSFDALLAPKGLLSAREDLMSQAKRTCSSFFKSQ, from the coding sequence ATGGCGGCGACAAAAGGAGGAGGAGATGCATCACCGTCGTCGTCCGTTAAGGATAACAGGTGCAGCGCGGTTGTCAGCTCACCCAGAGCACACAAGGCGGCGGTGATGGAGTGTGATTCTCCGGTGGCTTCCACCAGAGATGTGCCGGAGAAGGAGCATTCCGGGCGGGAGAAGCTGAAGAGGCACTGGACGGAAGTGGCGGGGAGGGTTTTGGTGCCGGAAAAATGGGGTCAGGAGGGTTTGCTTAGGGAATGGATGGATTATTCTTCTTTTGATGCTTTGTTGGCTCCCAAGGGATTGTTGTCAGCTCGAGAAGATCTAATGTCGCAAGCTAAACGAACTTGTTCAAGCTTTTTCAAGtctcaataa